DNA sequence from the Vicia villosa cultivar HV-30 ecotype Madison, WI linkage group LG3, Vvil1.0, whole genome shotgun sequence genome:
aaaaaattagagggacttagaacttgatttgacattgagagaatcaaaaccctagttgtgggttcaaaaccctagttgtgggttgattgtttaggagataggtaaGTGTCCACTCCTTGCATAGTCTTGGGTAactgaagatcatatgagtcaaaacatattgaaatatgatggacaaattttggggtatgacaagatgTAAATTTAAATCAATGttaaattatatcaaataaaatttaacaaCTATATAAATCTAAATCAGATACTGATATACAAACAAATATAagagtaatttattttaatatttaaatttgaaactaTTCATAAAGTTTTTATTAAATTGGGACAAATATACtcaatttttaaatgaaatatatcTTTAGTGATTTTtgttattaattatataaataacaatttaataattaaattaactatttctttttttataagaaattaaaTTGAGTGTTTAATAGTTTTAAAGATCAACATGAATATTTTATTTgtgttaaatttaaatttatttattaatttcacaAATATTCAAAAATGTAGCTAATACAAAATGAACAAAAATATAAGTTGTTTTATAAAGATATTCTTTATAATTATgaataattagaaaataaataaaaaataaacatcttaattaaaaatattaatattttattagtatTATAATTTTTCTATAACTAAATTATACAGaaataaaaaactattatatatatatatatatatatatatatatatatatatatatatatatatatatatatataaagtaaataataaattaataattaaattgacTATTTTTTATAAACAGTTAACTTGACTATTTAATttgtataaaattataaatttgttctttttttttaataagaatacTTTATTAATCCCAAAAAAACAGTGTCATACATGCCCATCACAACGGATCTATTATATAATACTCATAGTTTCCCTGTCACTCAAAAAACTACAACAATGTTTCTCTATCAATGAGATTTTATCATTCTATGAAGGGAACCTCTAAtcactattatatttttaaattcagtcatcatatttttttgtttcttcctaattataaatttatttattattatttgatttaagtttttttaaaaaataagactcattgtaattataaaaaaaaaatttaagctaAAAAAAGGACAATGACAAATGACAAGTATTTGTAATTTTGATGTGTTAACAATGTATGTTACATTtataaaagagagaaagagaaaaatactAATTTGAAATAGGTATGAATTGCCCAATAAAGATTTACAATATCCATGGCATGATATTTGAACTATTCAATTTCTGAATCGGGTAAATTAATTTTGAAAGATTTTACTATAATCATATCAATAATATCAATgataatttataataatgattataaaagacattaaattaaaatgaataatagaatatttttctttaaaaaatataaactcGAATCTCATTGTATTTTTCCTCTCTAAATATTTCTCCATCTTCTTATCCATAGATCTACaacttaaaaaaacaaaaaagtaacAAAAATGTTAAAAAGATGAGAGAATAGTATAGATCTACAAAGACTTTTGGGGGGAGTTTGTGGacctggaaaaaaaattaatcaagataGCCAGTTGGACTGAGTAAATTAACACTACTGGTTTATTTTCTGTCCAATACAATATCTACATTATCTAACCAATTAGGAAGTAATATGTACAATTATCCACCATATCAAAAAGTTCCAATCAGAGCTCAATTGCTTAATTTGATATGTGAGCaattattaatcaataataacaacttcaaaaaatttgAATCTGATGCTGTTTCAGAATAATAATTGTCTGCCGCCGCGAAACAACACCGaaccaacaccgaggaagaatcCATAACTGAAAGTTAAGATTTTTAGTatcaaaatgaagaaaaaaaaagtaaacaaaatgaagatgaagaacatAACATATCGTTTGAACATAACTACGTATCAAAACAAAATCCATTAGAGAgtcaaaataagaataaaaataataaaacagaatAATAAAGCATAACGAATTTGTGATATGAAAATCAAACAAAGCGAATTTGTGATATGAAAATCAACAAAGCGAATTTGTGATATGAAATCAAAGAACAGCAACCATAAAACTTACTGAAAGAAATAGTATATCCGTATCATGGTTTGTGGAGTTGTAGTTGaatatttataggaaaaattgAATGCAAACATTTGCATCTGTGCCAAAATTGAAGGGTCTTCCATGGATTGTATACAAAATTTAAATTGTTGAATTTACCAACATATACGTAGACAGGCCCGGCCCCAACCAGGTGCAGGCTGTGCTACTGCACTGGGCCTCACAATCCTGGGGGCCCAATATTTAATATTACTattaacaaattatatatataaaaaaaataaaatattaaaaggtATAGTAGATGAAACGGTACGtctctcttttttttctattATCTCTCCTCTTCCCCTTTTTTGTAAAACAACACAACACATATTATCTCTCCTCTTCCCCTTCTCTGTAAAACAACACAACACAGTAACGATAAAAAAAACGAAACGCTGTTAACACACCACACCACCAATCCACCGCGGCACCGTCGTTTGTTGAAACACCACACCATACCGAAACTCTTCACCGTAGTGAGTGAAACACCGCACTTTAACAAAACGTTGCATCGAAACACTTCACCGTGACGAAACGGCGAAACGCAAACGCACCACCACTGTTGgggtatgttttttttttcttttctttatttcttttaagTTCTGGTATGGTATATATGCCTCCAAGGATAGaattttagttgttttgtttcaatagggttttagacaaaattaaataTAGGGTTGTTCATATACTGTGTTGAGTGTTGTTAATTGTTATTTCTTAATTGATTTTCATAATTATTGTAAAACTTAATTGATTTTGTTGTTATACTGTGCAGTATTTTTGAATTGGGTATTTTTGATTGTATTGTTGTGATTCAAGTTTTGTTCTAATTTTCTAAATGATTCCTAAAAGAATTATAGTTAAGCTTAAGCTAGTAATTTTTAATTTCCTCTATAATCTTTCTTATTAAtgtaattgattttgttttgctttaataatttaatttattttaggaaCTCAATTTTACAACGGGACTGCAATAGACGTTTGCCGGTGAATACTACGGTCTACGAAATTGATCTTCAGCGAACACATTAAACATAGTGAGATATTCCAGGTTTTTTTTACTATGCCTCCTAAGATGCCTCCTAAGAATAGAAAGTATGAATGTGGAAATGATAAGcgtaggaaaaagaaaaaaattgaagagtTAGTTAGATCTCAAGCGGGAGCTCTTGATAAATTTTTAACTAAAGAATcacaagtttcaaatgaaaatgtTGATAATATTGAAGTTGTGCCTATTGAAAATGATAATCTTGATAGTGTGCCTATTGAAAATGATAATGTTGATAGTGTGCCTATTGAAAATGACAATCTTGATAGTATGCCCATTGATGAGGAaattaataatgataatgataatctTGAGGAAGTTAATAATGATCATAATGTTGATTATGATATATTTGATCCAAGAAATTGGGACCGTCTTCAACCTAAACTAATTGATTTATTAGTTATGAAAGGTCCTAAAAGAGATAATTCTATTTCAAAGGGTCCTAGAGATAGTTTGAATAGACGTTTTACGGCTAATTTGTATACGAGGGCTTTAGCAAATGGAGAGATGTGTGATAGAGATTGGCTTGTTTATTCGAAAGAGCTTGATagattattttgtttttgttgtaaagtTTTTAAAAATGGTATTGGTAAGGGACAATTAGCAAATGAGGGTTATAGTGATTGGGTACATGTTGGTGCAAGAATTAAAGAGCACGAGTTAGGCATGGAACATGTTAAAAATATGACTACTTGGTATGAGTATCGTCAAAGGCTGCAAACATTTCAAACTATTGATAAAACGACTCAAAGATTAATTGAGAAAGAAAAGGTTCATtggaaaaatgttttaaaaagagTTATTTCAATAGTAAAATTTCTAGCTAAACATAATTTGGCCTTTCGTGGTTCTCAAGAGAAATTGTACGAAGATAACAACGGAAACTTTTTGGGTTTGATTGAAATGTTAGCTGAATTTGACCCAATAATCCAAGAACATGTTAGACGTGTTACAACTCAAAAAGTTCATGTTCATTATCTTGGGCATAAAATACAAAATGAGTTGATTTCATTGCTTGGTTCtgcaattaaaattgaaattattagAAAAATCAAACAAGCAAAGTATTTCTCTGTGATACTTGATTGTACTCCTGATGTTAGTCACCAAGAGCAGATGTCTTTGATAATAAGATATGTAGATATTTCTTCAGCTTCTGTTAGCATTGAGGAATCCTTTTTAGGATTTTTGAATGTGAATGATACAACTGGTCAAGGGCTTTTTGATGTTTTACAAAATGAATTGAAAGAGCTTGGTCTCAACCTATTTGATGTGAGAGGACAAGGTTATGATAATGGGTCAAATATGAAAGGAAAACATCAAGGTGTACAAAAGAGATTTTTAGACATAAATCCGAGAGCCTTTTATACTCCTTGTGGTTGTCATAGTCTTAATTTGGCATTGTGTGATATGGCTAACTCTTGTATTAAAGCTAGGAATTTTTTTGGAGTTATTCAACGCATTTATACAATTTTTGCCAATTCTACTAAGAGGtggaaaattttaaaagataatgtaAAAGGGTTGACTCCAAAATCATTGTCTTCCACTCGTTGGGAGAGTCGTGTAGAAAGTGTCAAAGCTATAAGAACTCAAATGTTAGATTTTAGAGAAGCTTTACTTGAAGTGTCTGATAATGATCTTGATCCTAAAATACAAAATGAAGCTAAATCATTAGCAACAAATGAGCttggtgattttgagtttttgatAGCTATAATTATTTGGTTTGAAATATTATCTGCAATTAATTCTGTTAGCAAGATTTTACAGGAAAAGGATATGCTTATTGATGTTGCTATGGAAAAAATAAAGGAGTTGATTATTGATTTTACAGGAAATTGATATGCTTATTGATTTTGAGGATTATAGAGAAACAGGTTTTTATAAGGCATTGGTTAATGCTAAGGAAATTGCGGTTGAATTGAATATCACCCCTACATTTCCTCAAAGGCgtattattaaaagaaaaagacaATTTGATGAGAATTTGAATACCCCAATAGTTGAGCTATCTGAAGAGGAATCTTTCAggattaattattttctttacctTGTTGATCAAGTTGTTGTTTCTCTTAATAAGAGATTTGAGCAATACCAAGAGTATGAAAGTATTTTTGGTTTCTTATTTACTTCTCACAAGTTACAATCATTGGATGATGCAACTTTGAAGTCTTGTTGTAGTAACTTTGAACGGGTATTGAAACATAATGAACAATCTGATATTGATGGGAATGAATTTTTTGCAGAGTTAAAGTTACTTAGAGAAATGTTGCCTGAAGAAATCATAACACCTattgatatattattattttcgaaAGGCTTGGATTGTTTTCCTAATACAGTTATTGCATATAGAATTTTATTGACTATTCCTGTGACTGTTGCTTCTGCAGaaagaagtttttcaaaattGAAGTTGTTAAAGACTTACTTGCGGTCTACCATGTCACAAGAAAGACTTAATGGATTGGCAACAATAGCAGTTGAAAATGATATTTTGGAAACGATAAAATATGAAGACTTGGTTGATGAATTTGCTTCAAAAAGTGTTCGTAGGATGACTCTTTTTAAGTAGCTACATACTTTAAGTtgtatgaaatgatgtttatagTTTAAACAATATTTTGAGCCTTTTGATACTTCctttgattaatatataattttattttttgtgcattatttctaattattgaaATTGTATTTTTCTAATATTTAGGCCCATTTTTGGaattagaacagggcctccgacttgattgggccggccctgtaCGTAGACCAATGAGAGTTAGAGGCATTAGTAAAGTAATATTTGAGATAACAAATTTAGGACATGACTGCTCTTCAAAAACCATtatgttaaatttatatttatatatatatatatatatatatatatatatatatatatatatatatatatatatatatatatatatatatatatatatatatatataggagggttatatttactccaggagtaagttattataacttactccaaatctagaccattgattcttttcaatctagaggtttaaattaataagtaattaaatatggagagagaaaactattacttattatttttaaccattagattcataagaatcaatggtctagatttggagtaagttataataacttactcctggagtatatatatatatatatatatatatatatatatatatatatatatatagggatcatatcaagtgagagcattttttaaTGAGAGATTAGAGGATcaaatatcaaccattagattcatcaagagagagaaattaatagccacattaatgtgttaacattctctctcttgatgaattcaatggttgatatttattcctctcatctctcattaaaaaatgctctcactttatatgctccatatatatatatatatatatatatatatatatatatatatatatatatatatatatatatatatataagtattatTGCATGTAATTGCATGGTGAATTAcaaaaataaggagaaaattttatttttttataaataggccCATTAAAGACTGCGTAATTCGCAGTCCAGACAGGGTTGAGCCTGAATAGTAAAAATAGAGGatatttaaatatgaattttttgggTCCGGCTCTGAAAAGTCTGAAACCCGCATGGGTCTGTCAGTTTAGGGCCGAATAGCCCATTTTGACACCTCTATTAGTAATAAATAAAATGAGGAGTTTTCTTTTCTAGAATATAAGAGAATTATGTATAGGAGATGTTAAGCAAAAGTCATAAATGAAAACAGGAAATACTTGGAAAGTCAAAGTTTCATTAAACGATTCAATAATACACGACATATAAAATTCAACATCATATTCAATACGATTAGGAAAGTTGACCAATGAACTTGAACTTTATGAATAAAAAAGAGACACCTGTGAGGTGATAACAAAAGAATACATCAACGGCGTAGCATGATGCGAATGGCCTCTTCACAAATCTTGATCACTTTTCTCATCGTTCTCTTCCATTTTCAACActcatcatcattctccctctcTGTGGAAAAACCCCAGCAAGATATTATAGTTTCACCCACAGGCACATTCACAGCAGGCTTCTACCCTGTTGGAGAAAATGCTTATTCCTTCGCCATATGGTTCACTCAAAAACATAAAAACCTCGACAAGGCCACCGTTGTTTGGATGGCAAATCGTGATCAACCAGTTAACGGGAAACGCTCAACACTTTCCCTTCTTAAAACTGGCAACCTCGTCTTAAGTGACGCAGGATATTCCAATGTTTGGTCCACTAACACTAACTCATCCAAACTACTTGAGTTGTTTTTGTCCGACACCGGAAATCTCATTCTCAGAGAGCGTAGTAAAAATGATTCCATTTTGTGGCAAAGCTTTGATTTCCCAACAGATACCCTCCTTCCTGATCAAAAATTTTCAGGGTACATGAACCTTGTTTCATCCAAAAGCGGCACCAACTATTCCTCGGGCTTCTACAAGCTATTTTTCGACTCAACCGATTTTCTCATACTTCTCTACGGTGGCCCTTTGTATTCAACTATATATTGGGATAGGTCCTATAGTTGGGATACTAGTAGGTCATACAATAACAGCAGGGTTGCGAAACTAGGTGTTTTGGGCGATTTCATTTCTTTTAATGGTTATACTTTAATGACAAGTGATTATGGGACAGTGCTCCAACGAAGATTGACCCTTGATTTTGATGGTAATGTTCGTGTTTATAGCCGAAAACATGGACAAGAGAAGTGGTCAATTTCAGGGCAATTTCACCAACAACCTATAAAAATATATGGAATCTGTGGACCTAATAGCTTTTGCATTAACAATCCAAGAAATGGTAGAAAGTGTTTGTGTATTCCGGGTTATAGTAGGATTGATAGTCAAGATTGGTCTCAAGGGTGCAAACCAAGCTTCCAACTTTCATGCAACAACAAAACAAAGTCCGAGACTCGCTTCCAACACTTACCCCATGTTCAATTTCAGGAAGACAATTCATACGGGAATGCCTATTATTACTACCAGGCAAATTACACCTATAAACAATGCAAGCATCTCTGCTTGAGAATGTGCCAATGCATAGCTTTCGAGTACCGTTTGGCACAGGACGGGGAGGTTAGCTATGATTGCTACGTGAAGACACAGTTACAAAACGGGTATAGTTCACCAGATTTCCAAGGATCAACATTCTTGCGATTGCCAAAAAGAAAACATGTTTTTCTCAGTGAGAATGTTGTAAAAAACGATAGCTTGGTTTATTCGAGAGATAATGGAGTAAAACAACTAAGAAGATCATATGTGGAAGGCAAAGAAAATGGACTAGTCAAGTTTATGCTTTGGTTTGCTACCGGTTTAGGAGTAATTGAGGTGTTGTGCTTCTTTATGGTAGGGTGCTTCTTATTTAAGAATAGGAAACCTTCTAGTGTAGCTAATCATGAGAACATTCTTGCAGCAGCAATAGGGTTTAGGAATTTCAGTTAttgggaattgaaacaagctACAGCAGATTTTAGTCAAGAGATTGGAAGAGGTGCTGGTGGAACTGTGTATAAGGGTGTTTTATCCGATAATCGAGTTGTTGCGATAAAGTGTTTACATGAAACGAATCAAGGAGATAGTGAGTTTCTTGCTGAAGTTAGCATCATTGGAAGGCTTAACCACATGAACTTGATTGAAATGTGGGGTTATTGTGCAGAAGGAGAGCATAGGTTGTTGGTTTATGAGTACATGAAAAATGGCTCTTTAGCTGAAAATCTCTCATCAAATGCACTTGATTGGGGCAAGAGGTTTAACATTGCTCTAGGAACTGCAAAGGCTCTTGCTTATTTGCATGAAGAATGTTTGGAGTGGATTTTGCATTGTGATATAAAGCCACAAAACATTCTTATTGACTCTGATTACCAACCCAAAGTAGCAGATTTTGGGTTATCTAAGCTATTACAAAGAAACAATGTTGATAACTCAAGTATTTCAAGGATGAGAGGAACAAGAGGTTACATGGCACCTGAATGGGTTTTCAACTTGCCTATCACATCAAAGGTGGATGTTTATAGCTATGGAGTTGTGGTGTTGGAGATGATTACCGGAAAGAATACAACTACATCTATCCAAATCTCAGAAAATGGAATGGAGTCACCTAACGAGAGGTTAGTAACATGGGTGAGAGAGAAAAGAAAGACGGTTTCAGAAGTTAGATGTTGGGTTGAACAAATAGTTGATCCTTCATTGGGATCAAATTATGACATTGTTAAATTGGAGACTTTGGCAACGGTGGCTTTGGATTGTGTTGAGGAAGAGAAAGATGTGAGACCTACCATGAGTCAAGTTGTTGAAAGGCTCCAAAGTCATGAACATGATTCTTGATTGTTTCCCTTATATAGATAGAGTGATCTTAGGATTAGCTTGCTATCTAAGATGATCAACTTCATTTTACTTTCAGTTTTATTGCAATATATATAAAGGCTTAATGCAcattgtattttctttgaatgATTGTGAATAAACAAAATAGTTTTTACTATGGCATGTAAGAATCTTTCCGACTAGGAATAGAAATCGAAAATGAAGAATATATTCAAAACTTAAGTAAATAAATGGAAGGAATCACCATATATATGTTTTAGATTTGCAGGCAGATGTAACCATCATGAATTAATCGAGCTTTGCAGAGAGTTGTTAAGTTGAGAATAGTAAAAAATAGGGATAAGGGAAAGTTACTGCTTAGAGACATCACCACCCACGTACTTTAAGAGAACGGGTCATGAAACTAGTTAGGGAGGCCCAAGTTAAAACGAACAACTTTTAGAAGTAGTTCAAGCGACCTACAATAATGAGATTCTTTGTCAGGTAAGTTTGACATGGAGAGGCTTATATGTAGGAGTGTTTGACGTGTGAATGATCTCTTTGAGTTGATTTATACATAAAAAGTATTAAACCATGCAAAGTTAATGGATATCTTGTTATAAACTCTTGCCTTTGCAAAAGAAAATTGTTCATTCCA
Encoded proteins:
- the LOC131656268 gene encoding uncharacterized protein LOC131656268; translated protein: MPPKMPPKNRKYECGNDKRRKKKKIEELVRSQAGALDKFLTKESQVSNENVDNIEVVPIENDNLDSVPIENDNVDSVPIENDNLDSMPIDEEINNDNDNLEEVNNDHNVDYDIFDPRNWDRLQPKLIDLLVMKGPKRDNSISKGPRDSLNRRFTANLYTRALANGEMCDRDWLVYSKELDRLFCFCCKVFKNGIGKGQLANEGYSDWVHVGARIKEHELGMEHVKNMTTWYEYRQRLQTFQTIDKTTQRLIEKEKVHWKNVLKRVISIVKFLAKHNLAFRGSQEKLYEDNNGNFLGLIEMLAEFDPIIQEHVRRVTTQKVHVHYLGHKIQNELISLLGSAIKIEIIRKIKQAKYFSVILDCTPDVSHQEQMSLIIRYVDISSASVSIEESFLGFLNVNDTTGQGLFDVLQNELKELGLNLFDVRGQGYDNGSNMKGKHQGVQKRFLDINPRAFYTPCGCHSLNLALCDMANSCIKARNFFGVIQRIYTIFANSTKRWKILKDNVKGLTPKSLSSTRWESRVESVKAIRTQMLDFREALLEVSDNDLDPKIQNEAKSLATNELGDFEFLIAIIIWFEILSAINSVSKILQEKDMLIDVAMEKIKELIIDFTGN
- the LOC131658470 gene encoding uncharacterized protein LOC131658470; the encoded protein is MLIDFEDYRETGFYKALVNAKEIAVELNITPTFPQRRIIKRKRQFDENLNTPIVELSEEESFRINYFLYLVDQVVVSLNKRFEQYQEYESIFGFLFTSHKLQSLDDATLKSCCSNFERVLKHNEQSDIDGNEFFAELKLLREMLPEEIITPIDILLFSKGLDCFPNTVIAYRILLTIPVTVASAERSFSKLKLLKTYLRSTMSQERLNGLATIAVENDILETIKYEDLVDEFASKSVRRMTLFK
- the LOC131656269 gene encoding putative receptor protein kinase ZmPK1; its protein translation is MMRMASSQILITFLIVLFHFQHSSSFSLSVEKPQQDIIVSPTGTFTAGFYPVGENAYSFAIWFTQKHKNLDKATVVWMANRDQPVNGKRSTLSLLKTGNLVLSDAGYSNVWSTNTNSSKLLELFLSDTGNLILRERSKNDSILWQSFDFPTDTLLPDQKFSGYMNLVSSKSGTNYSSGFYKLFFDSTDFLILLYGGPLYSTIYWDRSYSWDTSRSYNNSRVAKLGVLGDFISFNGYTLMTSDYGTVLQRRLTLDFDGNVRVYSRKHGQEKWSISGQFHQQPIKIYGICGPNSFCINNPRNGRKCLCIPGYSRIDSQDWSQGCKPSFQLSCNNKTKSETRFQHLPHVQFQEDNSYGNAYYYYQANYTYKQCKHLCLRMCQCIAFEYRLAQDGEVSYDCYVKTQLQNGYSSPDFQGSTFLRLPKRKHVFLSENVVKNDSLVYSRDNGVKQLRRSYVEGKENGLVKFMLWFATGLGVIEVLCFFMVGCFLFKNRKPSSVANHENILAAAIGFRNFSYWELKQATADFSQEIGRGAGGTVYKGVLSDNRVVAIKCLHETNQGDSEFLAEVSIIGRLNHMNLIEMWGYCAEGEHRLLVYEYMKNGSLAENLSSNALDWGKRFNIALGTAKALAYLHEECLEWILHCDIKPQNILIDSDYQPKVADFGLSKLLQRNNVDNSSISRMRGTRGYMAPEWVFNLPITSKVDVYSYGVVVLEMITGKNTTTSIQISENGMESPNERLVTWVREKRKTVSEVRCWVEQIVDPSLGSNYDIVKLETLATVALDCVEEEKDVRPTMSQVVERLQSHEHDS